The Agromyces sp. LHK192 genome includes a window with the following:
- a CDS encoding DUF4279 domain-containing protein produces MIQSGRASFIVSSSETDPAAISSFLELDPTSITNAGTARRSGRVAGHHTWIVDTGDIDNTSDDQTGTHAVRTLLQLIRPALGKIASLPPDCASRIQWSTYSDSVQGGFVMPAELARAIGEFGVDVYGTVYLEDVHADASFL; encoded by the coding sequence ATGATTCAGTCCGGCCGAGCGTCATTCATCGTCTCGTCCTCGGAGACGGATCCAGCCGCGATTTCGAGTTTCCTCGAACTTGATCCGACCAGCATCACGAACGCCGGCACAGCGCGCAGGTCCGGCCGCGTGGCTGGCCACCACACCTGGATCGTCGACACTGGCGATATCGACAACACGAGCGACGACCAGACAGGTACGCATGCCGTTCGAACGCTCCTCCAGCTGATCCGGCCGGCGCTCGGCAAGATCGCGAGCCTCCCGCCGGACTGCGCGTCCCGCATCCAATGGTCGACGTACTCGGATTCAGTCCAAGGCGGATTCGTGATGCCCGCCGAGCTCGCGCGAGCGATCGGCGAATTCGGTGTCGATGTGTACGGCACGGTGTACCTCGAAGACGTTCACGCGGACGCGTCGTTTCTCTGA
- a CDS encoding Imm5 family immunity protein — MSVSSQDLQPLLDDAERSIDPRGELPASSRLVLHRGMDELLSSIHANAGHYTRAKLAVACAASCARHIDRHPDAAAAAAKALEHAELVLQGAYDAEMLEAENEALHAVAESLMGLDAPFVPAIYATFATHAAVNTVLYDSDFDTLGIDEHIAAPADWDASFYASLAHSGGAVWETTGDDRVRRAFWEWYLREAIPFAWDTDRDVADPPPFST; from the coding sequence GTGAGCGTGTCGTCGCAAGACCTCCAGCCCCTGCTCGACGACGCCGAGCGCTCGATCGATCCGCGCGGCGAACTGCCCGCCTCGAGTCGCTTGGTGCTGCACCGCGGGATGGACGAACTGCTGAGTAGCATCCACGCCAACGCGGGCCACTACACGCGAGCCAAGCTCGCCGTCGCGTGCGCAGCGTCATGCGCGCGGCACATCGACCGCCATCCGGATGCCGCGGCCGCAGCCGCGAAGGCGCTCGAGCATGCTGAGCTCGTGCTGCAGGGTGCGTATGACGCGGAAATGCTCGAAGCCGAGAACGAGGCGCTGCACGCGGTCGCCGAATCGCTCATGGGCCTGGATGCGCCGTTCGTCCCCGCGATCTACGCGACCTTCGCCACGCACGCCGCCGTGAACACCGTGCTCTACGACAGCGACTTCGACACCCTCGGCATCGACGAACACATCGCCGCGCCGGCTGACTGGGATGCCTCCTTCTACGCCTCGCTCGCCCACAGCGGCGGTGCCGTGTGGGAGACGACCGGCGACGATCGCGTGCGGCGGGCGTTCTGGGAGTGGTACCTCCGCGAGGCGATCCCGTTCGCGTGGGACACCGACCGCGACGTCGCCGACCCTCCGCCGTTCAGCACCTGA
- a CDS encoding cold-shock protein encodes MTTGTVKWFNAEKGFGFITPDDGTNDVFAHFSAIQTSGFRTLEENQRVEFDVEQGPKGLQASNIRVA; translated from the coding sequence ATGACCACCGGAACCGTCAAGTGGTTCAACGCCGAAAAGGGCTTCGGCTTCATCACGCCGGATGACGGCACCAACGACGTGTTCGCGCACTTCAGCGCGATCCAGACGTCGGGCTTCCGCACGCTCGAAGAGAACCAGCGCGTCGAGTTCGACGTCGAGCAGGGCCCGAAGGGCCTCCAGGCCTCGAACATCCGCGTCGCGTAA
- a CDS encoding AraC family transcriptional regulator — protein MPAVVTTRVVTRDSAATERALDVWFPTIRLNRGDPAAFRARVEASVGRRFAVVDYGFDGGGGGVSNSNGFTVVRTVGRDLGLSHGRAAIDPTVPFLAPSTGLAGSWSSVAAVAVELDPVGVAAIARSAAGVDDLVLERTGTTSIGPDALRRWDAVLAGFRRTLAMAPDAFDEPMIERSAFELLATAFLHAFPTNWQDATARGRAPARVSPVVRLALEFIHAHAAAPITIQDIADAVPISTRGLHHAFVRQLGEPPRVVLQRARLDGARRDLLDSRPGDSVRLVARRWGFAQPSRFVAAYVREFGEEPFEPRTA, from the coding sequence ATGCCAGCAGTCGTCACCACACGCGTGGTCACCCGCGACTCGGCGGCGACCGAACGTGCGCTCGACGTCTGGTTCCCGACGATCCGGCTGAACCGCGGTGACCCGGCGGCGTTCCGGGCGCGCGTCGAGGCATCCGTCGGTCGGCGGTTCGCCGTCGTCGACTACGGATTCGACGGGGGAGGCGGCGGCGTCTCGAACAGCAACGGGTTCACGGTCGTGCGCACGGTGGGCCGCGACCTCGGACTCTCGCACGGGCGTGCGGCGATCGATCCGACTGTGCCGTTCCTGGCGCCGTCGACCGGGCTGGCCGGCAGTTGGAGTTCGGTCGCCGCGGTCGCCGTCGAACTCGACCCGGTCGGCGTGGCCGCCATCGCCCGCTCGGCGGCCGGGGTCGACGACCTCGTGCTCGAGCGCACGGGCACCACGTCGATCGGTCCCGACGCGCTGCGCCGGTGGGACGCGGTGCTCGCCGGGTTCCGCCGCACGCTCGCGATGGCGCCCGACGCGTTCGACGAGCCCATGATCGAGCGGTCCGCATTCGAGCTGCTGGCGACGGCGTTCCTGCACGCCTTTCCGACGAACTGGCAGGATGCCACGGCCCGCGGCCGTGCACCGGCGCGGGTGTCGCCCGTGGTGCGCCTGGCTCTCGAGTTCATCCACGCGCACGCCGCCGCACCGATCACGATCCAGGACATCGCCGACGCCGTGCCGATCTCGACGCGGGGGCTGCACCATGCGTTCGTCCGGCAGTTGGGCGAACCGCCGCGGGTCGTGCTGCAGCGGGCGCGGCTCGACGGCGCACGGCGCGACCTGCTCGACTCGCGCCCCGGGGACTCGGTTCGGCTCGTGGCGCGCCGGTGGGGGTTCGCGCAGCCGTCGCGGTTCGTCGCGGCCTACGTGCGGGAGTTCGGCGAGGAGCCGTTCGAGCCCCGAACCGCCTGA
- a CDS encoding zinc-dependent alcohol dehydrogenase family protein: MRAVRYAGFGTEPEVVDVDRPTCPPRGAIVRVRATGMCRSDWHAWMGHDDAVALPHVPGHEFAGELVELGSEVGDDSGWKVGDRVTAPFISACGRCSQCRSGNEQVCDSQQQPGFTYWGSFAEEVVVHEAAINLVKLPDALGFVEAASLGCRFATAYRAVVTRARLQPGERIAVHGCGGVGLSAIMIAVAAGVETFGVDVSDAALAAVEKLGAIPVRGGEGAAERVREVSEGGVEVSIDAFGSVETSLASVRSLRKRGRHVQIGLMTGDAALAAMPMGEVIAGELELLGSHGMTVREYPEMLGAVVSGDFRPIELVGRTIRLDDVPAALAAMGNGTGGSGMTVVEL, translated from the coding sequence ATGCGCGCGGTGCGCTATGCCGGGTTCGGTACGGAGCCCGAGGTCGTCGACGTCGACCGTCCCACCTGTCCGCCGCGCGGAGCGATCGTCCGCGTGCGCGCGACCGGCATGTGCCGCAGCGACTGGCACGCCTGGATGGGCCACGACGATGCCGTCGCCCTGCCGCACGTTCCCGGGCACGAGTTCGCGGGCGAACTCGTCGAGCTCGGCAGCGAGGTCGGCGACGACAGCGGCTGGAAGGTCGGCGACCGCGTCACCGCGCCGTTCATCAGCGCGTGCGGTCGGTGCTCGCAGTGCCGCAGCGGCAACGAACAGGTGTGCGACTCGCAGCAGCAGCCCGGATTCACCTATTGGGGCTCGTTCGCGGAAGAGGTCGTCGTGCACGAAGCCGCGATCAACCTCGTCAAGCTCCCCGACGCGCTCGGCTTCGTGGAGGCGGCATCCCTCGGCTGCCGGTTCGCGACCGCGTACCGGGCCGTCGTCACCCGCGCCCGGCTGCAGCCGGGTGAACGCATCGCCGTGCACGGATGCGGCGGCGTCGGACTGTCGGCGATCATGATCGCCGTCGCCGCCGGCGTCGAGACCTTCGGGGTGGATGTCTCGGATGCCGCGCTCGCCGCCGTCGAGAAGCTCGGCGCCATCCCGGTGCGCGGCGGCGAGGGCGCCGCCGAGCGGGTGCGCGAGGTCAGTGAGGGCGGCGTCGAGGTGTCGATCGACGCGTTCGGCAGCGTCGAGACGTCGCTGGCGAGCGTGCGCAGCCTGCGCAAGCGAGGCCGGCATGTGCAGATCGGCCTGATGACGGGGGATGCCGCGCTGGCCGCCATGCCGATGGGCGAGGTCATCGCGGGCGAGCTCGAACTGCTCGGCAGCCACGGCATGACCGTGCGCGAGTACCCCGAGATGCTCGGTGCCGTCGTGAGCGGCGACTTCCGTCCGATCGAGTTGGTCGGCCGCACCATCCGCCTGGACGACGTGCCGGCGGCGCTCGCCGCGATGGGCAACGGCACGGGCGGCTCAGGCATGACCGTCGTCGAGTTGTAG
- a CDS encoding cell wall-binding repeat-containing protein, translating into MITALVALATPLVLAPAPALADTGVRLSGTVLVETAAGDYAPNADVSVALYSLGGDGDLVYQVPVSWSGRFEMYGIDPGKYRLRYVPNNWNGQGVTPEWFGGTPHESQAQVIEVGPTDVTGLDGLLELGSSISGTISYTDGAEPRGAASAFLYDQVTGQWERFPTVDWAASDGTYSIGGLAPGMYALRFGDRSDEALVSTEYWDASELLYSSTPVELAADQHVAGHDGTLGPGGIWIHRWSGPDRFHTSVEISLAGYPEGSDAVFIANGLNFPDALSAGPAAARIGAPILLTMPDALPAVVAEEIGRLAPQHIYVVGGEPSVAAAVEQQLATYAPVERFGGQDRFETSRMIADAFWEVDGARTAYIATGLNFPDALSSAPAAANENAPVILVDGRSTQVDDATAELLERLHVTKTVVAGGQPSVSAGFATDLRDLPGMIESYRRSGSDRFATSVLTNERSFPVADAAFLATGFGFPDALAGAAIAGGWRAPLYLSMPSCVPVDVIEELLRLQVRDVFLLGGEPTLGVGVENLQVC; encoded by the coding sequence ATGATCACTGCGCTCGTCGCGCTCGCGACCCCCCTCGTGCTGGCACCCGCGCCGGCACTCGCGGACACCGGTGTCCGACTCTCCGGTACGGTGCTCGTCGAAACCGCGGCCGGAGACTACGCCCCGAACGCGGACGTGTCCGTCGCGCTGTACAGCCTCGGGGGCGACGGGGACCTGGTCTATCAGGTCCCCGTCTCCTGGAGCGGCAGGTTCGAGATGTACGGGATCGATCCGGGCAAGTACCGCCTCCGGTACGTGCCGAACAACTGGAACGGACAGGGCGTCACGCCGGAGTGGTTCGGTGGCACGCCCCACGAATCGCAGGCGCAGGTCATCGAAGTCGGGCCGACCGACGTGACCGGTCTCGACGGACTGCTGGAACTCGGCTCGTCCATCTCTGGCACGATCTCTTACACCGACGGCGCCGAACCTCGGGGCGCCGCGTCGGCCTTCCTGTACGACCAGGTGACCGGCCAGTGGGAGCGATTCCCGACGGTCGACTGGGCTGCGTCCGACGGCACCTATTCGATCGGCGGACTGGCTCCGGGCATGTACGCACTCCGGTTCGGTGATCGCTCCGACGAGGCGCTCGTCTCGACCGAGTACTGGGATGCATCCGAACTGCTCTATTCGAGCACTCCCGTCGAACTGGCCGCCGATCAGCACGTCGCAGGACACGACGGCACGCTCGGCCCCGGCGGCATCTGGATCCACCGCTGGTCCGGTCCCGACCGGTTCCACACCTCCGTCGAGATCTCGCTGGCCGGGTACCCCGAGGGCAGTGACGCGGTGTTCATCGCGAACGGCCTCAACTTCCCCGACGCGCTCAGCGCCGGACCAGCCGCGGCGCGCATCGGCGCTCCGATCCTGCTGACGATGCCCGACGCGCTCCCGGCCGTCGTCGCAGAGGAGATCGGTCGCCTCGCGCCCCAGCACATCTACGTCGTGGGCGGCGAACCGTCGGTCGCGGCCGCTGTCGAGCAGCAGCTCGCCACCTACGCACCGGTCGAGCGCTTCGGAGGACAGGATCGGTTCGAGACCTCCCGCATGATCGCCGACGCCTTCTGGGAGGTGGATGGCGCGCGCACCGCGTACATCGCGACGGGCCTCAACTTCCCCGACGCGCTGTCCTCCGCACCCGCTGCGGCCAACGAGAACGCGCCGGTGATCCTCGTGGATGGCCGGAGCACCCAGGTCGACGACGCGACGGCCGAGCTGCTCGAGCGGCTCCACGTGACGAAGACCGTCGTCGCGGGCGGCCAGCCGAGCGTCTCCGCGGGCTTCGCGACGGACCTGCGCGATCTGCCGGGCATGATCGAGAGCTACCGTCGCAGCGGCAGCGACCGCTTCGCCACATCGGTCCTCACGAACGAGCGGTCCTTCCCGGTCGCCGACGCCGCATTCCTCGCGACGGGCTTCGGCTTCCCCGATGCGCTCGCCGGCGCCGCGATCGCCGGCGGGTGGCGCGCGCCGCTCTACCTCTCGATGCCCTCCTGCGTGCCGGTGGACGTGATCGAGGAGCTGCTCCGGCTCCAGGTGCGCGACGTCTTCCTCCTGGGCGGCGAGCCGACGCTCGGCGTCGGCGTCGAGAACCTCCAGGTCTGCTGA